The genomic interval AGCCGCAATGCTTACAATATTTCTAAATTTGGTGTGGTAGGATTAAAACACAATATTTTATTAAACAGTCATTCCTATTTAAAAACCATTTTATCTACTTCTTACACAGCCAATCTTTACCAGGAAGACGATCTCCGTTATGATGATCAGGGCAATTACCGAATTGTAGATTTCAATGAATCTTTAACAGATTACCGTTTGTCCTCTTTGTATAATAATAAACTGAATTCAAGATGGACCATACGTGCCGGATTTTTAGCCACTTTTTCAAATACATCTACCCTTGTCAAAGAACGCGAAGATACTCCGGATATCGACGGTGATGGCAAGCCAGATTGGTTTACTGGAAGAGATTATCAAGGCAACTTTCTCAGCTTGCAAGAATATGCACAAGTGCGGTTTAAACTCAATGAAAAATGGACAATTAACGCAGGTACACATGCTTTATACTTTGATATTACAAATCAAATTGCATTGGATCCTAGAACTTCAATAGAATGGATTTTTTCAGCAAAACAAAGCCTTTCATTTGCATATGGTCTGCATCATCAAATTCAACCCTTACCTGTTTTTTTACGTCAGGAACGTTTGACAGATGGGACCTATATCCGGGCAAATCAAAATCTTGATTTTACAAGAAGTCATCATTTTGTTTTAAGTTATGATTTAAAACCTTCGAAAGACTGGAGAATTAAAGCGGAAACATATTATCAATCCTTAGATAAAGTTCCTGTTGATCCATTTCCATCAACGTTTTCCATGTTAAATGCAGGAGCAGATTGGGTTTTTCCTGAAAATACAAGTTTGGTAAATGAAGGCACCGGAAGAAATATTGGCATAGAATTTACCCTTGAGAAGTTCTTTTCAAAAAGTTATTATACCCTTATTACGGCATCTGTATTTGATTCAAAATATAAAGCTTCTGATAATATAGAACGCAATACAGCATTCAATGGGGGCTATGTTTTGAATATCTTAGCTGGAAAAGAATTTAAATTTGGTAAAGCAGGACGGAATGCATTTACAATGGATACAAAATTTACAACAGCTGGAGGTCGATATGATACACCCGTTGATTTAGAAGCTTCATTAGCTGCCGGTACAGAAAAAAGAAAAGAAAGCGAAGCGTATTCTGAGCGTTATGATAATTACCTTCGCTGGGATATTAAATTAGGATACCGAATGAATCATTCTAAGAAAAAGATTTCACAAACATTTTATCTTGATTTTCAGAATGTCACGAATCATAAAAATATTTTCAGAAAACAATATAGTGACTATAACAAAAAAGTAGGTACGCTTTATCAAATTGGATTCTTTCCGGACATTTTATATCGTATTGAATTTTAATTAAAGCATTAAATTCAACTGCATAAAAATGAAAATAAACGCTCATAGTATTTGCATCGATGATCGGAATATAATTTTGATCGGACTACCCCTTATGAGTGTACTGATATCCATGTTGTTATTTCATGAACATTATACAAGTGGAGATTGGGGATATATAGCCGTTTGCATTCCATTGTCTTTAATTTATACGGGTGCTTTTTGGTTTTCACTTCGATGGTTTTATATTCGAATTCGACAGAAATATCCAAAATTTAACCAAATTGGCAAACGCATCGGTCTCTTGGCATGTGCATTTTTGATTGTATATTTTTTAGTAAATTTTGGATTGGATGCATTCCTAAATTGGTTAATTCCAAGTCATATTGAGGAAAAGAATTTATTATTTGAAGGCATTGCAACATTGATTGTATCTTCCTTAATTATGTCTATTTATGAAGGTATTTATTTTTATAAAGAACTTGAAACTACTGTAGTTGAAAAAGTAAATCTGGAACGCCATTATGTTGAATCACAACTTGAAAGTCTGCGCAATCAGGTAAATCCACATTTTTTATTTAATAGCCTCAATACACTTGTTTATTTGATTCCAGAGGAACCTGCTAAAGCAGTAAATTTTGTGCGTCAATTGAGTAAAGTTTATCGGTATGTCCTGGAAAGTCGGGATGCTCAGGTGATTTCTTTGAATACTGAATTATCGAATTTAGAATCCTATATTTTTCTTTTGAAGGAGCGCTTTGGCGAAAATCTGGAAGTCCTAATGCCCAATGAAAAATTATCAGAAACTATGGGTATCGTACCGCTCACATTGCAGATGTTAATAGAAAATGCAATCAAGCACAATATTATATCCAAAGACAGACCCTTGCGAATAGAGCTACTCATTAAAGTAGATTGTATTATTGTGCAAAATAATTTACAACGCAAAAACCAAGTTACCGATTCAACCGGGGTCGGACTAGAAAACATACAAAGCAGGTATCAATTATTGAGTGAAAAAAAAGTGGAAGTTACAGAAAGCATAGATCGTTTTATCGTGCGTTTACCAATTATTCTATTACATCCAAAAGAATTATAGCATGCGCGTATTGATCATTGAAGATGAATTGCCTGCGAGCAAACAGATTACTAAAATAATGGAGAATCTATTTCCAGAATTTGTCGTCCTGAATGTGTTGGATTCTATTGAAAGCAGTATTCGATGGTTGCAAACAAATCCAGCACCAGATGTTATTTTTATGGATATCCAAATTGCGGATGGTTTGAGTTTTGATATATTTAAGCAAGTGAATATTACATCCAAAGTTGTTTTTACAACAGCCTTTGATCAATATGCAGTTCAGGCATTTCGGGTAAATGCAATAGACTATTTATTAAAACCAATCGAGCCGGAAGAATTAAAGCGTGTAATTCATAAAATCAGGACACAAACAAATTCAACGGAATCCTTAAATTTTGAATTACTGAATAAAATGATTCAAAAAGAAAAAATTAAAGAACGTTTTTTAGTGCGCAATGGTGCACATCTTATTTCAATAGCCAGCGACGATATTTTTTTGTTTCAGTCTTCAGATGGATTAACCCAAGCTATTACGAAAGATTATAAAAAGTACTTTGTAGACTATACACTTGAGAAATTAGAAGACCTTTTACAAGCTGAAAAATTCTATCGGATCAATAGAAATTTATTAATTCATCAACAAAGTATTCAACAGATAGTGCCTCATTTAAATGGCAGACTAAAACTAAAATTGGAACCACCTGGAGATGAAGACATTTATGTAAGTCGCGAACGGGTGCAAGGATTTAAAGAATGGTTAGGTGGATAATTGATTTTTGATTTCATACTTTAGGCTATATTTGGATCAGAAGTTCAAGGATTTGAGGTTTACCGCAACACTTCCTCTTGAACAAAAGTTTAAATTCCTAACTTTGCGGCCCAATGAACTACCTTACCCTAGAACATATTACTAAAATACATGGAGAAAAAGTCCTTTTTGAGGATCTTTCGATCATGATTAACCAAGGCGATAAAGCTGCCATTGTAGCTCGGAATGGTTCCGGAAAATCATCGTTGATGCGTATTATTGCTGGGGAAGACAGCTCAGATGGTGATAAAGCAAGTGTATACCTTAATAAAGATGTTAGAGTTGGGTATCTTGGTCAGGATCCAGACTTTGATCACGAGGATACTATCCTGGATGCTGTTTTGAGTTCTGAAAGTGAGGCTATGGAGCCTTTAAAAGCTTTGTATAGAGCTCAAAATACTCACGATCCCAAAGAAATTGAGAAAGCATTGCATCAAATGGACGAACATCATGCCTGGGAAATGGATACTACCATGCGTGAGTTATTTGGTAAATTTCAATTGCCTGGTTTTGATTTTAAGGTAAAGCATCTCAGTGGAGGACAAAAAAAGAGGCTGGCTTTGGTGCGATTATTAAGTGTTAAACCTGATTTCCTTATTCTAGACGAACCTACCAATCACCTGGATCTGGAGATGATAGAATGGCTGGAACGCTTTTTAGAGCAATCGCAGATAACCCTTTTTATGGTTACCCATGACCGGTATTTTTTAAATAATGTTTGCAATCAAATATACGAACTGGATCGAGGTATTTTATATAAATACCAAGGGGATTATGAAGATTTTTTGGAAAAGAAATCGATCCGAATGCAGCAAGAGTCAATTTATAAAGACAAGACCGAAAAATTACTTCGTAAGGAACTCGATTGGGTGCGAAGGATGCCTAAAGCCAGAACTACAAAAAACAAAGCGCGTGTCGACCGATTTTATGATCTGAAAGAAAGTCTTGATGGTCCAAAAGAGCAAGGTACTATAGAATTTGAAATCGACCAGCCGAGATTAGGTTCAAAAGTGTTAGAATTACATCATGTCACAAAATCCTTTGGAGAGAAGAAAATTATTGATGGATTCACATATAAATTCAGACCTACAGACAGAGTAGGAATTATTGGTCCGAATGGTTCTGGAAAAACCAGTTTTATTAAATTGATAACGGGTAATTTAAAATCAGATCAGGGTAAAATAATTATTGGTGAAACCGTTCAATTTGGGCATTATGAACAAGATGGCTTGCAAGTGCGGGATGACAAAAGGGTCATTGATGTAATTCGGGATATAGCCGATTACATTCCATTAAAAAAAGGACACAAATTATCAGCTGAAGGATTATTAGAGCGCTTTTTATTTCCAAGACCACAACAACAAGTGTTGGTATCTCAATTAAGTGGAGGTGAAAAAAGGAGATTGTATTTATTAACCGTATTGATTTCGAATCCAAATTTTTTGATATTGGATGAACCTACCAATGATTTGGATATTATTACTTTAAATGTTTTGGAAGATTATTTATTGGAGTTTCCGGGCTGTATTGTAATTGTAAGTCATGACCGGTATTTCATGGATAAAATAGTACAACATGTTTTTGTTTTGAATACGGATGGAAAGATTCAGGATTACCCTGGGAATTACTCAGATTATCGCGCCTCTTTATTGAATCAACCAAAAGTAACTTCAAATTCTGAAAAAGAAAATCCGCAGATCAAAGACAAAGGCAAAGAAAAAAAGCAAGGATTTAATGAAAAGCGCGAGATGAATCAAATTGAAAAGGATCTCGAAAAGTTATCTAAAGAACGGGAACTTTTAGTCGCTAAATTTAGTGATAGCACCATGGATAACCAGGAAATTTCAGTCATTAATAAGCGACTTACAGAAATCCAGGATTTATTAGATCAAAAAGAATTGCGCTGGATGGAATTGGTAGATGCCAGTTCCTGAAAATATAAACCCGCTTATAAACTTAATGGAGATTCAACAGTTTAAATATATAAATTATAGTATTTGAGTTCCGGTAAGATTACAACCATTATTATTTTCAGTGTCCTGGTTATCCTGGGCATCTCGGTAATGCAGGTTTATTACATCAAACAAACTTTTAATAAAGAAGAAACCTCTTTTCATCAATCTGTAAGTATCGCGCTTCGCAATACTGCTCAGGGAATTGCAAAATACAACAAAGCAAAATTAACGGAAAAGGGTTTAATCGTTCGAGAAGCCAGTAATTTCTATGAAGTAAATGTAAACACGCCAATAGATCAATCTGTGCTAGCCGTTTTGTTGGAAACAGAATTTGAAAAACAAGGTATCGCCATTCCATTTGAGTATGGTATTTATGATTGCTCGAGTAATGAATTGGTATATAGCGAATGCTGTAATGTTCCCAATCAAAAAAAAGTAGCTGTTAAGAAAAACAAGAAGTCTAAAAAGAATGATGTTACCAATTATTTTGTTGTAAAATTTCCAGAAAAAGAATCTTATGTCTACCAGAAAATGGGCTATGTAATCTTTTTTTCTGGTTTATTATTGGCAGCTTGTTTAATATTGGTTTCTGCTATTTGGATTATTTTACGACAAAAACGGTATTCGGATTTAATGAAAGATTTTGTCAATAATATGACTCATGAATTTAAAACCCCGATTTCATCCATAAAAATTTCTGCAGATGTATTGGTAAATAATCCAATGATAGAAGAGGATAAGCGTTTATTCCAATATGCAAATATTATTCGCGATCAAACGAAGCGTTTAAATGATCAGGTAGAAAAAGTTTTACAAATTGCAAAAACGGAATCTTCCACTTTTAGCTTAAAAAAGGAAGAACTGGATTTGCATGAGTTACTTAAAGAAATTTGTAACCATCAGCAAATGCGGATTCAGGATGCCGGAGGTTCTATAACTATGGAATTGAATTCCAAACGATATAAAGTAAAAGCAGATCGCTTTCATATGGTAAATGTCTTGTCTAATATTTTGGATAATGCAATTAAATATAGTGAAGAAAATCTACAGATAATATTGCGAACTTTTGATTTAAATCATGTTTGTGTCATTGAAATAGAGGACAAAGGAATTGGAATTAAAAAGGATGATTTACCCTATTTATTTCAAAAATTTTATAGGGTTTCTACTGGTGACATCCATAATGTCAAAGGATTTGGTATTGGTTTATATTATGTAAAACGGATCTGTGACGAACATGGTTTTGAACTTAGTGTAGAAAGTGAATACAAGAAAGGAACAATTGTACGTATATTGGTCAAAAATTCTCATAAATGAAAAAAGCAAGGTTATTATACGCCGAAGATGACGAAACCTTATCTTTTATAACGAAAGACCATCTGGAATTACAAGGGTACGAAGTATTGCATTGTTCAAGCGGTGCAGCTGCATTCGAAAAATTTAAAAGTGAGAAATTTGACCTGGTAATTTTAGATGTTATGCTTCCTGAAATGGACGGGTTTACAATTGCTGAAAACATCCGTAAAAAGGATCATCAGATTCCAATCCTTTTCCTGACTGCAAAGTCAATGAAGGAAGACCGGATTCATGGTTTAAAACTAGGCGGGGACGATTACCTCACCAAGCCATTTAGCATTGAAGAGTTGATTTTAAAAATTGAAATCTTTTTAAGACGATCTAAAGTCTTTGAAGCCCCGACAGAAGAAAAAGAAATTCAGGTAGGGATATACGTATATATGCCTTTAGAATACCAATTGGTATTAAATAATGATGCCCGTATTCTAACTCAACGCGAAAGCGAACTACTAAGTTTCTTGCTTAAGAATAAGAATAAAGTAATCAAAAGGTCAGTAATTCTGGAGACCCTTTGGGGTGAAGACGATTACTTTATGGGTAGAAGTTTAGACGTATTTATTTCCAGGCTTCGGAAGTATCTAGGCGAAGATCCGGATATAAAAATTGACAACATCCATGGTATCGGATTTAAGTTTGTATGTCCTTAGATTTAAAACGATTCTTCCCTATTTTACTAATTATTTGTTGGTTTACCGTGCTTTCTGTAAGTCAAAGCAGCAATCCATTTGACATTCGAAAAGCTCAAGTTTCAATTGACAGTCAGTTACTTATAAAAAAAGATAGCAGCGAAAACGTAGTCATAAATCCATTTGAATTACGACCTGGTTCAAAGAGCAGTATTGCAGGCACTCCAGGTCAAGCCAAAAGTCAAATCATGAGCTGGATAAATAAACCAGCGAATACCAGGCTGCAGGCTTCTGAAATTCAATCCCTCTTATTTTGGGCACTTTTATTTTTAAGTTTTTTACTGGCTATTGCCTTGAATATCAATCGGAGTGTCACTATTAAACTCTATCGAAGTTTGATAAACCTTAATTTCCTGAGTTTACTATACCGGGAAAGCAAAGAAGAAAATCTATTGATATATTATTTGCTCTATGGTTTATATTTTATTGGTGCCAGTCTTTTTATTTATCTCAGCATCATCCATTTTAAAGGACTTAAAGAGCCCATTTATATACTCTATATTGCTAGTGGTGTGCTCTTAATTTATGGCATCAGACATCTCAGTCTCAAGCTATTAGGAATGATATATGGCATTTACAAAGAATCCGACCGGTATTTGTTCAGCATTGTTATATTCTCTTGTATTATGGCAATTTTATTAATTCCAGCTGATTTTATCATCACTTTTGTGAATCCTGATATTGGCAGGAAGTGTATTTGGTTAATTTGCTTGATTTTCGTTATTTTATATATATATAGACAACTTCGAGAAATAATATTTGCAGTCAATTTATGGCGGGGGCATATTTTTCATTTTTTGTTATATCTTTGCACCTTCGAAATCGCACCTTTAGTCCTAATGTTCGTTTTTCTTGAGAGGCAGGGTGTGGTATAAAAGCTGAAGGAAATGCCGACTAAAACGACTACCATTGCAGCCAACAAAATCAATAGGTACAAGAAGGTTAAATCCATTTTGTTATCTCAACCTAAGCCAGAAAGATCTCCCTATTTTGAGTTAGAAGCTAAGTATCATATTCAATTAGATTGGCGTCCTTTTATTCAGGTTGATGGCTATTCAGAGAAAGATTTTCGTCGCCAGAGGATTCGCCATGATGAGTTTCCAAATGTCATTTTTACCAGTAAAAACGCAATTGAAAACTATTTTCGACTAGCAGAAGAAATGCGGTTTAAGATTAATGAGATGAATAAATATTTCTGCGCTACAGAATCCGTTGCTAATTATTTACAGAAATTTATTCTATTCCGAAAGCGCAAGGTGTTTAATGGCACTAAATCCGTTACAGAATTAACCAGTTATTTTAATAAACATAAAGAATCCGGACCATTTTTAATTCCTTGTTCGGAAGTCGGAAATCCCGAAGTTGCAAATTTCTTAAAATCCCTTAAAATAAAATTTCATGAATCTCCAATGTACCGTACGGTAAGTGCAGATTTATCTGATTTAAAAGAAATTAAATACGACGTCATTGTATTTTTTA from Saprospiraceae bacterium carries:
- a CDS encoding TonB-dependent receptor, whose amino-acid sequence is MKFLGLNYFKILIAILLIPGNSNGQSVQTIRGTILDKQSETPILGAAVSVLSATPVLGNVTDMNGNFVIQNVPVGRHIIQISYLGYHELLIPNTLVSSGKEVVLEIKMEEATHSLEEIIIAADADKDRPINELATVSSRQFNVEEVRRYSGGRNDIAKLVGNFAGVAANNDQRNDIIIRGNSPTGVLWRMEGVPIPNPNHFTTIGTTGGPVSALNPNMISNSDFLTSAFPAEYGNALAGVFDIGLRSGNKEKYEFTGQLAAFSGFEAMAEGPMNKKNGGSFLVAYRHSFVEIANKVGISYGTTAVPAYKDLSFNLNFGQGKYGKISLFGIGGYSKIEFLGKELDTTDIFADPSRNAYNISKFGVVGLKHNILLNSHSYLKTILSTSYTANLYQEDDLRYDDQGNYRIVDFNESLTDYRLSSLYNNKLNSRWTIRAGFLATFSNTSTLVKEREDTPDIDGDGKPDWFTGRDYQGNFLSLQEYAQVRFKLNEKWTINAGTHALYFDITNQIALDPRTSIEWIFSAKQSLSFAYGLHHQIQPLPVFLRQERLTDGTYIRANQNLDFTRSHHFVLSYDLKPSKDWRIKAETYYQSLDKVPVDPFPSTFSMLNAGADWVFPENTSLVNEGTGRNIGIEFTLEKFFSKSYYTLITASVFDSKYKASDNIERNTAFNGGYVLNILAGKEFKFGKAGRNAFTMDTKFTTAGGRYDTPVDLEASLAAGTEKRKESEAYSERYDNYLRWDIKLGYRMNHSKKKISQTFYLDFQNVTNHKNIFRKQYSDYNKKVGTLYQIGFFPDILYRIEF
- a CDS encoding histidine kinase; the encoded protein is MKINAHSICIDDRNIILIGLPLMSVLISMLLFHEHYTSGDWGYIAVCIPLSLIYTGAFWFSLRWFYIRIRQKYPKFNQIGKRIGLLACAFLIVYFLVNFGLDAFLNWLIPSHIEEKNLLFEGIATLIVSSLIMSIYEGIYFYKELETTVVEKVNLERHYVESQLESLRNQVNPHFLFNSLNTLVYLIPEEPAKAVNFVRQLSKVYRYVLESRDAQVISLNTELSNLESYIFLLKERFGENLEVLMPNEKLSETMGIVPLTLQMLIENAIKHNIISKDRPLRIELLIKVDCIIVQNNLQRKNQVTDSTGVGLENIQSRYQLLSEKKVEVTESIDRFIVRLPIILLHPKEL
- a CDS encoding response regulator transcription factor, coding for MRVLIIEDELPASKQITKIMENLFPEFVVLNVLDSIESSIRWLQTNPAPDVIFMDIQIADGLSFDIFKQVNITSKVVFTTAFDQYAVQAFRVNAIDYLLKPIEPEELKRVIHKIRTQTNSTESLNFELLNKMIQKEKIKERFLVRNGAHLISIASDDIFLFQSSDGLTQAITKDYKKYFVDYTLEKLEDLLQAEKFYRINRNLLIHQQSIQQIVPHLNGRLKLKLEPPGDEDIYVSRERVQGFKEWLGG
- a CDS encoding ABC-F family ATP-binding cassette domain-containing protein, translating into MNYLTLEHITKIHGEKVLFEDLSIMINQGDKAAIVARNGSGKSSLMRIIAGEDSSDGDKASVYLNKDVRVGYLGQDPDFDHEDTILDAVLSSESEAMEPLKALYRAQNTHDPKEIEKALHQMDEHHAWEMDTTMRELFGKFQLPGFDFKVKHLSGGQKKRLALVRLLSVKPDFLILDEPTNHLDLEMIEWLERFLEQSQITLFMVTHDRYFLNNVCNQIYELDRGILYKYQGDYEDFLEKKSIRMQQESIYKDKTEKLLRKELDWVRRMPKARTTKNKARVDRFYDLKESLDGPKEQGTIEFEIDQPRLGSKVLELHHVTKSFGEKKIIDGFTYKFRPTDRVGIIGPNGSGKTSFIKLITGNLKSDQGKIIIGETVQFGHYEQDGLQVRDDKRVIDVIRDIADYIPLKKGHKLSAEGLLERFLFPRPQQQVLVSQLSGGEKRRLYLLTVLISNPNFLILDEPTNDLDIITLNVLEDYLLEFPGCIVIVSHDRYFMDKIVQHVFVLNTDGKIQDYPGNYSDYRASLLNQPKVTSNSEKENPQIKDKGKEKKQGFNEKREMNQIEKDLEKLSKERELLVAKFSDSTMDNQEISVINKRLTEIQDLLDQKELRWMELVDASS
- a CDS encoding HAMP domain-containing histidine kinase, translated to MSSGKITTIIIFSVLVILGISVMQVYYIKQTFNKEETSFHQSVSIALRNTAQGIAKYNKAKLTEKGLIVREASNFYEVNVNTPIDQSVLAVLLETEFEKQGIAIPFEYGIYDCSSNELVYSECCNVPNQKKVAVKKNKKSKKNDVTNYFVVKFPEKESYVYQKMGYVIFFSGLLLAACLILVSAIWIILRQKRYSDLMKDFVNNMTHEFKTPISSIKISADVLVNNPMIEEDKRLFQYANIIRDQTKRLNDQVEKVLQIAKTESSTFSLKKEELDLHELLKEICNHQQMRIQDAGGSITMELNSKRYKVKADRFHMVNVLSNILDNAIKYSEENLQIILRTFDLNHVCVIEIEDKGIGIKKDDLPYLFQKFYRVSTGDIHNVKGFGIGLYYVKRICDEHGFELSVESEYKKGTIVRILVKNSHK
- a CDS encoding response regulator transcription factor, which produces MKKARLLYAEDDETLSFITKDHLELQGYEVLHCSSGAAAFEKFKSEKFDLVILDVMLPEMDGFTIAENIRKKDHQIPILFLTAKSMKEDRIHGLKLGGDDYLTKPFSIEELILKIEIFLRRSKVFEAPTEEKEIQVGIYVYMPLEYQLVLNNDARILTQRESELLSFLLKNKNKVIKRSVILETLWGEDDYFMGRSLDVFISRLRKYLGEDPDIKIDNIHGIGFKFVCP
- a CDS encoding DUF4271 domain-containing protein, translating into MSLDLKRFFPILLIICWFTVLSVSQSSNPFDIRKAQVSIDSQLLIKKDSSENVVINPFELRPGSKSSIAGTPGQAKSQIMSWINKPANTRLQASEIQSLLFWALLFLSFLLAIALNINRSVTIKLYRSLINLNFLSLLYRESKEENLLIYYLLYGLYFIGASLFIYLSIIHFKGLKEPIYILYIASGVLLIYGIRHLSLKLLGMIYGIYKESDRYLFSIVIFSCIMAILLIPADFIITFVNPDIGRKCIWLICLIFVILYIYRQLREIIFAVNLWRGHIFHFLLYLCTFEIAPLVLMFVFLERQGVV
- a CDS encoding uroporphyrinogen-III synthase, translated to MPTKTTTIAANKINRYKKVKSILLSQPKPERSPYFELEAKYHIQLDWRPFIQVDGYSEKDFRRQRIRHDEFPNVIFTSKNAIENYFRLAEEMRFKINEMNKYFCATESVANYLQKFILFRKRKVFNGTKSVTELTSYFNKHKESGPFLIPCSEVGNPEVANFLKSLKIKFHESPMYRTVSADLSDLKEIKYDVIVFFSQLEIKSLFDNFADFTQGDTRIAAFGTPAAKAVVDAGLILDIQAPTPETPSMTMALEEYLKIANK